CAAGTCCAGCATATACTGGGCTGCTTAAAGACACAGGCATTATTCAAGGCGCTGACACAAGTactgtaaaatcaaatgaagaCTCGAGATGAATGTAGCTCATCTTAAGTGTAAAGACTTGATATCGTGTCAAAATTAAATGATCTCCGGCCACTAGTTTCTGTGACTGCCGGCTGTTTGAATGTTTTGTAAGCAAACCagaccaaatttcaagacatcTGATCTGCACGAATCATAAAAACGTCCCTTTGTGTTCGTCAGGACCatactgtaaaaataacaaaatcacTGATCAagggatgtttttttgttttgtttttcagaaaggCACATCCTGTCCCCAAAtaccctgaaaaataaattagaaacttaattttgggggggggaaGAACATAATTTATTTACAACCTTGGGCTATGCGTGCTCCTCTGATgatcttattatttattttggttgaaaatgtaaaactacATTTAAAAGACCTGCTCTGTCTCTAAAACTGAAGTAAAACTCGTATATTTCTAAATTTTTAACAGACTAATAAGATTATTTTAAACGATATGTTAAATGCTCCTACACAAGAACCCCCGAAGCCACCATCACACCATTCAAGACGAATACTACAAATATAAACAATCAAAAGGCGCTCTCAGATCATTTGAACAATTTCTCGTGGCCCTGTGGGGAAAAGTGGACTTTGCCTTGCTGGAGACCACTTCGGTATGACTGACCAATGGGCTTCCAGCTCAGGACACGGCCGGAAAAACAGGCCTACATTTTAAACAAGGATGAACCACTAACACCGTTTTGTACCTTGAAAACCAAGAGAAATGATCTTGGTCAACGGCACACCAGAAACTATAAAGGTAAcccctttttgttgttgtcctAACCCCCCTCCTCTAATTTCCTAATCACATTGTCACGCCGGCACACGGATGCTTCAAGTCTAAAGGTGTTAAACACCACAACGAGAGCCTAAAACGGCTTATCACCTCCATGTTTACAATATAAACTCCCAGCGTCACTCCCGTGTAACTATTTCCCTCCCTGCAATAAGAAGCGGCGTTAAGAATTTAAGTTGTTAAACCAGCAGCTCTTTCTTCCTCACACACCGCGGAGAAGGAAGGCCGCCCGCTCCACCACTCACCAAGTTGGAAAAGTTGCAGGTTTCACTAAAGCCTCACCTTTCAGCGTCGCTTCGGTACCTCGTGGCCGACCGCAGCGAGGCAACAGTAGCGTTCAGCGGCGAAGCTCCAACTGTTGCACGTCGCCGTCGCCGTTAAAAGGGCCTCGGAGAATCCCTCGAACATAAACACAAACTGGCAAATGGAGGCCGAGAGCCACGCCACTGTGCTCACATCGACCGACCCGAGTGTGCACGCAGTGGAGCCAAAGCGCATGCACACTATCACCCCCACCTCCACCCACCACCCTCCTCTTCAATGGCGCGTGATTCCCGGCCCGCCAGCGCGAGGGAAGCGGGAGTCCGCCAGGAGATatacataaatatttcttttctctctcgctcGTTCTCACCTCGAGCGGGGTCCGCGCGCCGGTAAGGACAACTCTCTGCAAGTTTGCGCGAAAATGTTTAGGATGTGTGATTCGCGCACTGAGAGCAAAGGCGTgacactttctctctcttcctgtctgtTTCCTTGACTTCTTCTACCTTTTTCGATCACACTTCCATTCTCACCCTCTTTcagcccacacatacacacacaccgtcctctctgcccctctctctctctctctctctctctctctctctcacagacacacacacacatccgtGCTCTCGAGCTGTGACGTAACACGTTCACCATGGTGGTAGAGATCCAGTAGCCAATGCGCAAGCTCCCAATGGACGACCGGCCAGTTGTTTCATCACGGTGGCAAACGTacgaaaaaaacaaatgaacactGAAAGTCATTTTGTATCTTTGTAGTATTATGTATCAACATTAATATGTGCAACTGAAATCAGTGGCTCATAAACTATTAACTGATTGACCTTGTCTACAAAAGAGAGCAAGGCTGATTGGCTTTGTTTACGGGGCAAGATGGCGGCCAGGAGTTGAAGTTAAGAATAAATATTTGGACAAAAAATAGCATCTTGAATTTGCACATATTgaattgtaaaaaaataatttaaaaaggtGGAAGAATACCGTTGGACCATATTGGGTCGCTAATATTTTTAACAAACGCTCTTGATCTAAGCATAAAGTAATCTAATTTACAGGCTAGGCCTACGCTACCATACCGGAAGTGTAGTCCTAGCTTATCCGGAAACCCCGGtaataaaaatctaataaaaagcTCCATAATAATAGCGAGATGGCTTTCAATGTCTGAATTTTAGCCACGTGAAAATCTCAAAAACCTCCACGGTTCCTCCACTTTATCTTTAGGCAGCTGGGCTATATAGGCTACACCCTAGTCTACTGTGCTCTGCATATGTTGTCTATATGCGCATTTTGTGTAAATTGCACGCCCTAAATTAAGTGCTGTTAAGCCAGCCGACCTTAGAAAGACGTAGACATGGGAAACCAAAGGCAACCCTCTAGCCCAACAAAATCAACATGAAGACAACTGATTTGGCACACAATGCATATGTGAGTTGTGTACTTCTGCTTAGTACcaaaagggaaaaacaaaaacatatgcaAAGGTGTTTTGATACCTGCCACAGTTTTTGATCAGCAGAAGGTGTGAGAGCCAGTAAATCTAGTGATGTATgtgactgaataaataaataaaagtgttcagtatatttctgcGTTGTTATGTTGCGGTAATAACACTTGTATAAACATCTAATAGATAATAGCACGTAACAATGAGGGAAAAAGCCGTTCATTTTTCCTCATTCTGATATTTTTCTAAATTGATATTACATAAGTTTCATTAAACATGAACCATACAAAACTTACCTCTGCTCTACAGATGTTAACACTGCGGATAGCTAAGTATAAAATTAGTACTAAATCACATTTTCAGTCGGGCTCTGCAGGATCTCTGCTTTTCACTTGTGGCTTCAAAACAACAACCTAAtagcacaacaacacaaaacaaaagaacgACTCTCATTCAGATCATCGGCCACGCAATCTTGTGATTTAAAAGCCCGTGTGggctaaaagaagaagaagaagagaagaatcAACGATTTATGGTATGAGAAGTATTGAGCGAACGGGGCGGTCAAACAAGGAAGTGGGTGAAAAACGGCTCACAGGCGACGACCCATCTTTTGTGTTCCACGTGGAACTCTCGTGGTGATGTTCCGCGTGTCCAGTCAAATCGAGATCACGTGCACTTATTTTGTGTGCGACAAATGAAAACTTCAGGTACTTGCAAAAATGAGACTGTATTCACAAATAgtccacacagagacacagctgagagcGAAATCTCCCACGCGAGGTCGTGCACGGACTCGTGAAATGACTTTAACATTGCAAAGTGCTTCGCCACTAACCACAAGTGCCCTGCAAATATACAGTTTATTACACATTAAACGTAAGGCAGGGGGATGATCAGTGGGGGGAAATCAAATCAAAGGTTCATAATAAGTGCAGATGTAAAGATGCCTCCGTGTATCGGGCACGTTTAAAGGGGGCGAcattcatattttcattttaattatcggTTAAGTATTTTCCACATTGTGCATAAAAAATGCCCACGCTGCTTTAATCTCATGACACCTGAAAAACAAGTATCAAGtgggtcttttttttaaataaaatagtaaATCAGCACGCACCGTTAGCCTCCAAATTTCAAAGTATGTCACTGATGTGTAATCAGCAGTGGCAGCACAGACAATTACCAGAGCACAGATTCGTACGGCTTTTGTCAGTTCTGTCACGACTATCAAACCCACATTAAAATCACTTTGAAACGGCAAAATATTTACGTCTAAATCAAGATTGCAGACCTGGTGATCCATAGTTTGTCAGGATTACGTTAAAGGTCCAAATTAAGTCAAGGGGTGAAGTGGGGGGTTGGAAAATGTAAAAGGTCACATATGTTGTATAGTcctattatataataataaaattagagTACAGTATTAGTGTCATTTCACAACTAGGTTAAATTGGTCACTATGAGTAATATGTGACCTATGTACTATGTATAAcaactttcactttcactgggagatttttatttatttttttaaaactgatatCACAAATCAAGCTATGCTCATAGTGTAGTATTTACGGTTTATAAACATGCAATGACAGGTTGGGCTGACTGCAGCTGTCTTTGTGCGAGATGGTATGAGGCACAGAATTGCTTTTTCACTCAACCTATTGTACTGTAAATACAGGCCATGCTGCTTTGAGCACAAGACTAATGGCTATATACAAACACAGCTGCCATGTGCTCAATTGCACTGAAAAATAAGACAGTTTATCAGCTAGCATTTTTCCAAGGAATGATGGTCCTTTTGTACTTTTaccataaaaaaacatttgctgTGAAGACAATTCAAAGTATGCATCACTGAGAAAGATAAGTACTCTTTTAATCTACATCACACTGAAATGACAAAACATAACAAAGGaatgctttcatttttatattaGATGTAAATGCAGACTCTAAGACAATGCTCTATGGATTTAGTGATACAAGTTTCTAAATTATCACCCTCTTCTTCCTGTGAACTTGCAAAGTTTGTTAGCCTAATATTGTCACATTGTCACATTTATCAAAATGAGATGTAAATGCAGTTTGTTTCTGCTTATAACATTCTTACAGAAAAAGAAGACCTCAATTTCAACAAGACAGAAACAAGTGAGGTGTAAAGAAAAGCTTTAAAGGTACATCGTGTAAAATcccaccactagatgtcagtagactGCAGATTGCGGTCAATTGGGTACTGTTTTCTTACCCCTCCCAATTCAAGTGCATAATCCTAACTATGGTGGCCAAAGTAGGACAAATActcaaatatacatatatagttAGTTTCAAACCGTTTATCAGagggaaagtgtgatttttagcaCACTCGagcctaacattagctggcaCAGTGTTAGCTTTTAAACAGCTGTTATTGTTGTTTAGCTGGCTCGTGCGGATATGGGAGGGTCACATGTCTGATCTGCTGACAATAGAAATAAGTGACAATATTGGGAATAAATaaggatttttattttgttagagccctgacttcagttTAGGAGACAAGGCTTCAGGtgaagaggaaggaggaggagagagagagcagtggtGGAAGAGGAGAAAGACATAATGACAAAGAGATGATGGAAAATATATGTACACAAATGTTAAATGTCCATATATAGTTTAATCTATAAACTAAAAGTATCTATGGCATACTATATATTTGGCCAGTCTctagccacatacataaaacgCACTGCGGTGGAGCAGTGATGTCCATAATAATTCTAAGTTTATAAGAAGGCTTTAAACTTTTACAAGAAGTAATTACACAGGATCAATGTACTATATTCAAGagtacaacatttttttttcttctattaaaTAACTTCAACAAAATCACTTACTGTATCTTTAAATTATCCTTTTTTACAGCTGTGGAGAGGGATCATGTTATGCCCTATCATGTACATGTATGGAGAGATGGATGTATAAGATATTATGATGAAGAACTGAACTTCAGACCAGAAAAGGAATTCATATGGGTTAAAAGCCAACTGAAAAATCAGATAGATAGTCCAGTCAACCTGGAACAATCCCATGGCTCCCAGTACAGCTATCGTGCTCCACTGGATCTTTGTATCTTTACTCTTCCTGCTGAACTGACTTGACCCAGTCTCGTTAACCGCTGGTGTCACTGTCTTCCTTTGGCTCAGCAGCACTGTGAGGATGAGGCAGCTGGTGACTGTGACGATAATCAGAGGCAGCAGGTGACACGAGACGATGAACAGGTATTTGTATATGCGGTTGAACACTGGACAATGATTTTGAGTGCAGTGAAAGAAGTCTGGAGGGCACATGCTGCTGTTTCTTGTGACGTTTTCCGCTTTGCTCTCCTGGTCGATGACAAACATCGGAACACTGAGCAGCACGGAGAGCATCACAGAAATGCCGCTCACCATCCAGGCTGATCTGATATTATCCAGGAAGAGTGGGAAGTTGACCCTCGTGTTTACATCTCTCAGCTTCTGGTAGCGAAAGATACAGATGAGGACAGTGAAGAAGATGCTGTTAATTTCACCAATAACAGTTATGAACTCCAGTAAATAACACGACCAAGTGCCCGTGGCGGTGGAGGAAGTCTGAAGGATGATTATGTCATAGATATTTATGATGACAATCTCCCACAAGTTGGCTGCAGCGAGTCCGAAGAGAAATATCTCAAAAGATTTAATGTGAAAGAAATTAATCTTAATGATGGAAGCGATGAGAATTGTGTTACCCATAAGACCTACGGAAGAAAACACCAGTCTCAAGCCCAGGAGGTTGACAGAAAGCTCAGCCATTGCGGGTAAAAATCAGACTTTCCAGAATGGTTGTAAAAGTGTCCCTGCTTTGCTGCATCACTGACCAGACACAGGTGTCATTACATTCTCAGAGATGGTATGAATCTAGAAAGGTGATTGGCTGCGCTCATTACACagtaaggggaaaaaataaggTGGGGTCCTGGATAACAATGAAGGCTGGGAGTCATTAAAGTTTTACCTCTGAGCCTTTCAAAGCTTCATCTTGAGACCGCATACTGTGTGCATGTGACGTTTTATTTGTTTCCACTGGCTGACATCATCCACTGCGGATACAAGAGTTCATTTACAGTTTTTGACAACACGCTCTCCCACTTtgcatttgttgttttattctgtggTTTAACTGGCACACTGTACACCAACTTAATTACATCTTAATAAGAGGATTATTTAGAAAATGCTGAAGGATATAACCATTTCATGGGAATAATCTCAATGGGCTCTTCACTTAAAGAAAACCAATAGATATAATATCAGACCACAGGTTGAAGTATAAATGGTTTTACTCTGATCGACACAGCAACTGCCTCATAGCTAATAATATGCACCTCACTGATTATATGTCTGGGTGTAACAGTCATCTCACATTTGAGTCTCTAAACACACGTACTTCtgcacacttcctgtttcagagtTAAAGAATCGGTGCATGAACACGGTTTGAGAGAAGAACTGCAGATTCTTGCAAATGTGGTCAGTCAGACATAACAATATGATGAATTTTGGATAAAAACCCTACATGTTTTACCAACTAATCTCTTTCTCATAAGTCAGACACTTTACTTTAAGCTATAATGGGGCTGGGGCTTCTGGACCCTGCTGTTTTCACAGGATCGGTTCATGTTCCAGCTTGTCTCTTTTTGTCTTTAgtgctctcactctctctctagTTAGTCGTTCTATTTAACCATGCCCTGCATCCTGATTCAGCTTAATTGTGAATcccacagtgtgtgtatgtgtgtgtaattaAGGATAAGGCCTACGCTGGAAGTAAATTGGTAAACTTAAGTGTACCGTAATGAGCTTGGACAGCTTAGGAAGCTGCAGTCTTTTATCACAATCGAGCAATTATCAACCAGAGACCTGATCAAACGGAATTACATGAATCATTTCATCCTAATAAACCAGAAATTTGACTGCCTTTGAACTTGTTGAATGTAAATTAAAATGCATCTTACtgaattgtgtattttgtttaaaatgtaagtGCAATGCAATACCAGTACCAGTACACATACACTGACATACAATGACACCAGAAAGCAGGTAAAGCCTTGAGCATTTTTTGCATTGATCCCaatgttaataaaaaaacatttttttgaaaacTTGACATTAATATAACAAAAATCTCTTAAGCACATGAACAAAGTTTGTCCTTGTACAACTGTACCCATAGGCAGAACAATTATTTTTGCATAATACCAATgccggcacacacacacacacacacacacacacacacacacacacacacacacacacacacacacacacacacacacccacacacacacacacacacacacacactgacatatAATGACAACAGGAAGCAGTGAGAACAATTAACATGTTTGACATCGTACCATTTTTCATCATTTCTACTAGCAGTACATTTGCTTAGGtaagtacatttaaaacaaattagaaattaatcaaacaaacaaaacatactATATTGGACTCTGTTTGATTTGCAccataaaattttatttaaatcttaatatgCAGTGGCTGTGGCAGTCAAAATGCATTACTTGCCAATCATTTTTTAAGGTGCTGTACAAAACGCAATTGCTCATTGGAGGAATCACATCTAATTACCAGTTAGTGAAAAtaaaagatgtgtttgacactTGTGGTGAACTCTTAGCTGCCAAAAAACAACCCGTCCCACTTATCTGTGAAGTTAATTAAGGTTTTGGAATAGCTTTATAGAAGAGACAAACATTAAAACGAAGAGGTAAAGCATGGAGTCTTCCATTTTGCATTTTCACTTGCTTACATAGGTGATATATATAGTTTTTAACAAAGCAAGATTTGTGCACAGTGCCTTGGCAGGCCAAAGGCAAAATTACAGTGGAATAATCAAACAGCCTCTTctgttatttattaataaatttattttttatgctgCATATGCCCCTTTTCCGTTAATGGAATTAAATTAGCTTCTTTTCATTGGatccctgttaaatccaaaatGTAATTTACATAAAAAG
The genomic region above belongs to Pelmatolapia mariae isolate MD_Pm_ZW linkage group LG15, Pm_UMD_F_2, whole genome shotgun sequence and contains:
- the LOC134643473 gene encoding uncharacterized protein LOC134643473, whose protein sequence is MAELSVNLLGLRLVFSSVGLMGNTILIASIIKINFFHIKSFEIFLFGLAAANLWEIVIINIYDIIILQTSSTATGTWSCYLLEFITVIGEINSIFFTVLICIFRYQKLRDVNTRVNFPLFLDNIRSAWMVSGISVMLSVLLSVPMFVIDQESKAENVTRNSSMCPPDFFHCTQNHCPVFNRIYKYLFIVSCHLLPLIIVTVTSCLILTVLLSQRKTVTPAVNETGSSQFSRKSKDTKIQWSTIAVLGAMGLFQVDWTIYLIFQLAFNPYEFLFWSEVQFFIIISYTSISPYMYMIGHNMIPLHSCKKG